The Triticum aestivum cultivar Chinese Spring chromosome 7B, IWGSC CS RefSeq v2.1, whole genome shotgun sequence genome window below encodes:
- the LOC123161972 gene encoding aspartyl protease family protein 2-like has protein sequence MELSNHALLLHLVLAALLHPTVVVAFDDATSGRSKGFSLRLVPSPGWNSTIHVDDDGFVHLNKPVEHAPNVLRPHMPHKERYNIITTVGTGHGRRTYTLAMEMTQSLTWMQCVPIQNPFQQVPPPFDPTASPSFHPLAPTNHLCSPPGGSVCRFRSNPMFLGVTSGSGVLGHETMSFAASGHGAAPAVEPAVVIGCAHTSERFRSHGVLAGILALGKTYPSLIWLLGRGGLHRFSYCLFFPQGNRHGFLRFGSDIPVDTRHMKSTRLLYPEASAYYVNLAGISFGRTRLGGNLAEVFRRRKLADGSWHSGCVLDAGMFWGGTFMIRPAYDILERALAEHGRRLGVPRVPRHNFGLCFRATRAILLHWPTVTLHFESEQDLVLTPNKLFVLQDQDMCLTVTPNPQITVIGPATQVGTRFVYDLAAGRVYFAPENCNADTGV, from the coding sequence atggagctcTCCAATCACGCTCTTCTCCTCCATCTGGTGCTTGCGGCGCTCCTCCATCCTACCGTCGTCGTCGCTTTTGACGATGCCACATCAGGCCGCAGCAAGGGCTTTAGCCTGCGCCTGGTCCCTAGCCCCGGCTGGAACAGTACCATCCACGTCGACGACGACGGCTTCGTGCACCTGAACAAGCCAGTTGAGCACGCCCCCAACGTACTTCGGCCGCACATGCCTCACAAAGAGAGGTACAACATCATCACCACCGTCGGGACGGGCCATGGCCGCCGCACGTACACCCTCGCGATGGAGATGACCCAGAGCCTGACGTGGATGCAGTGCGTGCCGATCCAAAACCCGTTTCAGCAGGTGCCGCCGCCCTTCGACCCGACGGCCTCGCCGTCATTCCACCCGCTCGCGCCCACCAACCACCTTTGCTCGCCGCCGGGGGGCAGCGTGTGCAGGTTCAGGAGCAACCCCATGTTCCTCGGTGTCACGAGTGGAAGCGGTGTGCTCGGCCATGAGACCATGTCCTTCGCGGCCTCGGGCCATGGCGCCGCGCCGGCGGTCGAACCCGCCGTCGTCATCGGCTGCGCGCACACCAGCGAGCGTTTCAGAAGCCACGGAGTGCTTGCCGGCATCCTCGCCCTGGGCAAGACGTACCCGTCGCTCATCTGGTTACTGGGCCGTGGCGGCTTGCATCGCTTCTCCTACTGCCTCTTCTTCCCGCAGGGGAACCGGCACGGGTTCCTCCGGTTCGGCAGCGACATCCCGGTCGACACGAGGCACATGAAGAGCACCAGGCTGCTCTACCCCGAGGCGAGCGCCTACTACGTCAACCTCGCCGGCATCAGCTTTGGCAGGACGCGGCTGGGCGGCAACCTGGCGGAGGTGTTCAGGCGCCGAAAGCTCGCGGATGGCAGTTGGCACAGTGGTTGCGTGCTTGACGCCGGGATGTTCTGGGGGGGTACGTTCATGATCAGGCCTGCGTACGACATCCTGGAGCGCGCCCTGGCGGAGCACGGCAGGAGGCTCGGGGTGCCGCGCGTACCCCGCCACAACTTCGGTCTCTGCTTCCGCGCGACCCGCGCCATCTTGTTGCATTGGCCGACGGTGACGCTGCACTTCGAATCCGAGCAGGACCTTGTGCTCACGCCGAATAAGCTGTTTGTCCTGCAGGATCAAGACATGTGCCTCACCGTGACACCGAACCCGCAGATTACCGTCATCGGCCCAGCGACGCAAGTGGGCACGCGCTTCGTCTACGACCTCGCCGCCGGCAGGGTGTACTTCGCCCCTGAAAACTGCAATGCCGACACTGGCGTCTAG